The Erinaceus europaeus unplaced genomic scaffold, mEriEur2.1 scaffold_426, whole genome shotgun sequence genomic sequence gaagaaagagaaaaagaagaaatggctgtTAGGAGAGGAGAATTTGTTTTGCATTcacaaagccccagcagtaaccctaggggcaatagaaataaaaagagaattgaAGCAGGGAGAGTACTCAGCAGCAAAGTGCATGAACAAGTGTCAGTGTTCTTTCACTGGCATATCATTACAAAGTGGCCATGTCCACCTCAGGGGAACAGTGGAGATGGGGAGGTGACCTGCAGTGTTCCATAAGGCAAGCAGACGCTCCCTGGACATTGTGCAGAGTTCGTACCCCTTGACACTCGAGGAATCAGGGCACTCTCCCAGGCCAAGTGTTTCACTCTTTATTTGGAAAGAATTAGAGAGCTACAGAAGAAAGGATTCTCATAGCCCTGCTCCACTCTCCCCTGGGTGCTGGTGCTGTGTGCTTGTGCCCATGGCCAATCTCCCAATGGTGGGCTGTGTGCctcccaggtgagccatctctagGCCCCCAGGAAGCACAACTCTGAAAGTCCAGCCAGGGCTCTGACATCACAGAGCAGCACTTCGAGGCTTGGATTGTGATGGCAGCAGGCTCCCTGGTTAAAGGACTTTGTGCCGGCCACAGAGGCCCAGAACTCTGTGCGTTGGAGTAGAGTTGCCATTTTCTGATCCTCTTATCTCAGGTGAGCTCTGGTCTGTGGGAGGGCAGGAAGCAGGTGTTCTGTCCCCTCCTACCAAGCCTGTCTGCTCAGCTGTTGCCTCCTGAAGTCACAAGTCACATTGTGGCATTTGTGTCTGAGTCCCCAGTGACAGGGCTGCAACTCAGACAGGGCTGCTTATGGTATCTTGTGCCTGACTTCATTTTACCATGTGTGCATTtcagcagatgtgccaccaccaggccccagtaaAGACATGGTTTTGTtgaagtttattttcattttgaagaATATTGACTTATTTCGCCTTgacttattattatatttttctttttaaaaaacatttattttattttttccctttgttgcccttgttgttttattgttgtagttgttttattgttgtagttattattgttgtcattgttggatatgatagagagaaatggagagaggaagggaagacagggggagcgaaagatagacactcgaAGACCTTCTTTACTGGtagggaagcgactcccctgcaggtgaggagctggtggCTCTAaagggatccttacaatggtccttgtgctttgtgccacatgcgcttaacccactgttctacagCCTGATTccctattatatttttctttagtaACTATGTTGTTTAAagtcacagtaaaatacagtatttcctacttagttttctacataataCTCTAACCCCCTCACCTaggttctctcctcctctatcattTTCAAGAACCTTAACGTTCTCCTCCACCCCACCTCAGactcctttactttagtgcagtacaccaaatcaatgttttctccctgtttctctttcttcctttctttctttctttcttttttttttttaaatcctgggcACTAAtctgctctgtcttatggtggtacaagagagtaaacctgggactttggagcctcagacatgagggtttctttgcataccattatgctatctatcactGCCCAAGATCAATCTTCAGCATTGAATTTTCTGGAGTGGTagtctggcatctctctctctctctctctctctctctctttctccatcctctttctttctttgtctctctttaaaTTATGAATGagtcaatattaatttacaacaggggtacaattccacatgttctcaccaccagagttctgagtccctgtcCCTCCATTGCAGGGCACCAGGGTTCTCCCAagtttgcagacatgggttaatcatcatttctataactatttgtatTTGTACAcaatccttccttcttctctttccctccaagctacCATAATCCTATCACCTCATCCaaaatctctctccccctttcctcctctctctctgggacctgatggagctggagttcagagccctcttgtcctctttctcctatctcttCTCCCCTACTAGAAGCgtgaatcagttttttttttctttttttggcttgtCTTTTCATTTGTTGAGGAGATATCTGTTACTCATGTTAGTGGTGAATGTAGTCATTCTTAGGTATCAATTTCTGGATACATTTATTTCCATGGTCTACctctaattttaatttaatttgtttatttaccagagcataggtcagctctgccttatggtggtgcaggggattgaacctgggactttggagcctcaggcatgagagtctttttgcctaaccattatgctatctatccccacctcaGTTTTTgcagtacagaaggtaggagttctggcttctgtcattgcttctccactggaattgggcattggcaggtcaatccatacccctagcctgtttctagctttccataatgggacagagctctggaaagatgaggttCCAAGACATACTGGTGAAATCAttggctcagagaagtcaggatggaatcatggtagctcCTACAACTTGGTGTCTACAAGTAGGCAGGAaagagtgagacaaaatggttaatgagcaggaatggaaaagtaggaacagagcagatgagatcaggaatctaagggtggaagaaagctaggaagtccacccTAGGCATGTTTCCGGGGGCCCAGGGGGCCCACATCTGTGGTGGCTCCTGCCTGAGTTTAATAGCTAGTATGAAGctggataaaaacattgtctgaggaAATGATGTCAAAGTACAGAAAAGGGCtgaaaagttggattaggacagagtagctcctattcttgaaaatatttgccTCCATCCACCCGACccaagggcccatatatatatatatttcacaccaGAGTCTGTGTAGCctcagagtccctgttggtctgagctcgaaCTTAGagctcatagtcacagctgggaacagtgcaggctgcactcatttcaggaccagtcttcctcgaatgACAGTGTTGGCtaccccagccttccttcagagactgggacagtccctaccatagctgctctatggtgagggcaaggtcctgggaggggtcttgcctttctctctccctgccttcctcttCATAGGTCACACAGTTAGACATTACTAATGAGATAGAAAGCTAGAGCATCACTAGCTAGCACATGGAAGACTTGAACTCAGAACACTATACATACAAGTCCTGAATTTTATACCAAGATGGCATACCTCTGGGGACTCTGTCTGATAAAGATTGTAAAAGTTGGAGATAAGAAGTTGCAGTTACTTATCAATAGCCATCAGCCACCCAATAgaggggagatttttttttttaagttttaaaagataattttacaAAGACTCAAATCATAAGAAATGGACTTATGTCCTGGGAGGACAAAGTTTGTATTTAAATTCTTAAACTGTCAAGTTAAAATAAATTGATCAAGCATTCACCAATCATAAAAGTTTATTAAGGTTGGCACAAAAAACCATCACATTTTTAATCTAATATTTAAATCAGAAACCAAGACACTAGAAAACAAATTCCTCAATGATGGCAATGAGATTTTTAAGTCTCTAACCTAAAATTACATAGATCTTCCCAAGAAAAATCACATTATcttgatagcaaaaaaaaaaaaaaaaagaaaagaaaaagcatttagTGACTAGCATGTAGCAACACTGATAGGCTAAAAATGTGCAATCAGAGCAAGGAATTAGCTGGACCAGAGCGGGGAGGTGAGTTTGAAGGGTTCAGGATGCCCCATCTCCTGGAAATAGTCTCAGTACACACAtacaattttaaaacaaataaaacaaataaaaatataaaacatttttattttggagaaaaTTGACTTATTttaccttgactttttttttttttttcctagcagagaactgctcagctctggttttttgtggtacaagggattgcacatgggattttggagcctcaggcattagagtctctttgcataaccattatactatatacTCCTGCCCCTACAAATGACTTATAACTTACAAATAACACGCATCTTGCAGTCTTTTCCCTCGTGGTCATGGAGGGGGTTGGGGCTTGATTTCAGAGACTGTTGGAGAGCAAGCGAGCGCCTGGGAGCAGAGATGGGCTTCATGAATCCTTGTGTGTGTTGGGGTAGGCATCACAGATGCTAGAGGGTCACACTTGGGGTCAGAAATCCCTCCAGCTGTGTTTCAGTGCTGCTCCAGACCACAGTTCCCTTGTACCTGGGAGTGGCCGTGCTTCCGTGGAGGTGTCTGGAGAGTCCTGTTTGGCTTCCATCTCCTCAGCCTCCAACCCCGGGGAAGGCAGGCGTCTTCTCTGTTTCAGCAGTGGACCAGCTCTGCTTaggcctccttcctctcaatggGGCTTGGGCTGGGGCTGCGTCCAACCATCACCTGCACCTGCCTCAGTGGAGGCTTCTccttgtccatgtcctctcccaccTACTGTTGACTCCCTTGGTCTTTTTGCAGCTGTTCGTGTAATTTTTATGCTGTATGAACATGATTCACCCGAATGAGCCTGCTGACCTCAGCAGCCCCCCTTCGGAGCCCTCCCCACCCGCTGCCTTCCAGTTTGCCCCTCGTCATGGGCATGTGGACTGGGGGCGCATTAGCGCCCTGGATGTGGAccgtgtggtccaggaagtggacGTGGGCACCCTGCAGGAGCACATGGGAGACATCACCCTCACCAACTTTGAGGGAAAAGTCTGTGCTCACTGCGCCCAGCCTGTTGCCCCAGAGCTTCTCAAAGTGCTGCGCCTTTTACAACTCAACATGGAGTACTTGGACCATCGGCACACCTGCCAGAGGGCCATGAGCAGGGGGCTGCAGGCGCAGCTGCAGGCCAGCCTGGCTCAGCAGGAGCAGGCCCAGCAGAAGCTGCAGTGCCAGGCTGCAGAGCTGCAGGCTCTGAAGGAGGAGAATCTGCTGCAGAGGGAGAAGATCAACATCCTTGAGCAGATTCTCCTCTACAGGGACTCTCAACCCTTCAATACAGTAAGGagtctggggggttggggggcgcTCAGAGGACTGTGCACCCACAACCCACCCTGGGCCCTGTCTCTGTATGGGCTTCTGTCACCCTTAGGATTTTAGGGGTGGGAAACTACATGCTCGTGTGTGTGCAGGTGAACAGAAGGTGTGTGGAGGAAGCCAGGCCTCACTGTACATGTGTGTAAGGAGAGGGCCTTGTTATTGTGTTTGTGGTGAATGCAGGGCAGGGAGGAGGCATGTTCAGGAaggaggaatgtgtgtgtgtagcatGTGCAGGTGTCTGGGGAAGGCATCTGTGCATGGGCTGTGTCTGCGCAGTGAGCATCTGAGGATATACTGTGGGGTGTGAAAGAATGGAGGATGTGTGTGAGTGGAGCCTGTGTTTGTGCAGGGGTGTCTTGTGTGATTTGAGTGTGAGTGAATGAAGGTATGCACGGTGTGGGtttgtggtgtgagtgtgtattAGACAGGGGTGTGTGTGCAGGTCAGTTGGTGTGGACTCTGAAGATGTGAGTACAGGTGTGAGTGGAGGGGTCCTGGGTGAAAGCAGGGCCATGCCGTGGGAGCACTGGGCTCAGCATGAAGGAAACAGAGTTTGGAAAGAatccatctttctgtcttcttttgtgCTGCTTCCCTCCCCTTTGGCACAGAGCTCGCACTGGCTGCATGTCCGTCTATGCTGGTCTACAAGTGCGTCCTGCGTCTGCACTCAATCTGATGAGCTTTTGGCATCACCGGTGATATGCCTGGGAGTGGAGTCTGACATGGCAGTCTCCCAGGCTGACTCAGGTGACATAGTCCTGCCCTTCCCTCTGCTTTCCCTGCAGTGCACCCTCTGCCAGAAGTCATTCACTAATGCCTCTTATCTATGGGAGCACATCCAGAAGAGGCATCTTTACCTATCAGAGAACGGTGAGTCCAGGTGGTGGCTGTGGACCCAGGGGGGACAGCAGGAGGATCTGGGGTGTGATCAGTGTGGGGGAGTACAGGTCACACCAACATTGCCCCAGCACCTCATCATCCTGTTGAGGCTGGgtggccctcccctccccaccctctctctgagGGATCCCATTTTGATGCTCCTGATCTTTTTCTCACAGGCAATGGTTTTCATATGCCCTGGGTCTCCTATTCCACACTCATCTAATGggcctcttcctctgtctctgaaatCACCTGTTTCCACACAGAGTGCTGTCTGAGCTACAaactcagtttttgtttttcaacaaCAACACTTCTTAGCTCTGACATATCACAGGAGCTGGGCTTTTACCTAGgacctctgatgcctcaggcatgacatatTTTTGAAGAAACATTAGGTTATCTCCCAAGACCttcaattctttttaatttatcattttcTTCATTCAGTTCTTTCTATGCCTCCAACTTCCTCTTGAATTGTGTCTGGGTGCAAATGTGTGTTCTCTATATTAATAATCACAGGTACAAGCGCCTTGGCCCCCTGTTGTGTTTCACTGTCATTGTGAATTCACACTTCCATGATTCAGTACTGTGCAAAGACTCACCTGAAATGGCATCCATGGTGCCCATTGATGGATCTACCATGGAGGCAATGATAGAAGCACTTTGCATCATTAAGTCCTTCTGACTAAGCCCTCTGAGTTAGTGCTGTCACTCTCTCTACTCTCCAGTCTGTGGAAGCTCTGAGTATCGGAGATGCTCTGCCATCTGCCCAAGGTCAATGTCCAATGCCAGAGACAGAGCTGGTGTGAGTCTGTGGTGTCACTGATCACCTGTGTGAGGACCCCACTTCATGGACTGGAActgacctgagccctcccctttGCATGCTCCCTGCAGAGAATCAACtaagaaatgaaataaaggaCCTGAGGCAGAGTCTGAAGAAGGCTCAGGAGGAGCTGGAGGCCCAGAAGAAGGAGGTTCTGTGGCAGCAGCAGCGCCAGCGCCAGAGCCAGGTGGGCCTGGAAGGGAAGCATTGGGTACTGTCACCCCGCACAGCCAGGGCCATGTGGTGCAAGTGTGTTCCCAGGACCTGCATCCTGCCTGTCTTCCCACAGTGGGGACTCAGAGCCAGGAGTGGGCATGTGATTTCATCAGTAGGAAAGGGAAATGCCATGAAATGTTAGTCCTGAATGGCCACAGATTAGAGAGGCGGTGGATGTTCCCCACATCACCCAGCACTCTCGCAGGGAACAAGACTGCTCTGGTTTACAGAGCACTACTAGTGTTTGGAGGAGAAGCAATGGTTCCTCTCCTGTAAGCTCCAGAAGCAGTCCAGAGGGCACACTCAGTCAGTGTcaacagaatgaaaagaaagaacctACCTTGCTCATTCCTTCATTGCTTCCCCATCACACCTTCCTCAGTGTGCATTTACTGAGCACCAGCTCTGCCAGAACTGGAAGGCTTTGGGCTGTGCCAAGCCAGGCATTCCTGGGGAcccaggaatgtgtgtgtgtgtgtgtgtgtgtgtgtgtgtgtacgatgAGTCTTTTGTTTGGAGGATTAACTTTAGTTAGTTAATCTTCAGGTAATTTACTTCATTTCCACTTAAACATTATTATGAGTTGAGGAATTCTATTGTCATTCTGATACTTTCAGATGGTTTCGAGGctgtttcattcttttcttgAAGTCTTTGTATTGAATGTGGGCCGTGTGAATGGCTCCTGGCTCTCATTGTCCTCATGGATTTCACTTTGGGCAAAGGATTCTCTACTGATTCTGAGCTGGGGTTCTTTGGAAGCAGGGGGATATAGGTAACGTGAAAATGCTCCTCTTACCTCTTCActgtttattctttattttactaTGTGTAAAATCTTTTAAGAGTGACTTAGTGTGGGTCAGGAAGAAAGTCATAGCTACAGATATATgagaagaaaaagtgaaagagggagagaggaagaaggagatagatgatagatagatagatagaatataGGCAGAGATTCAGTGACATCATTGCCTAGTAAATAAAGCCTAAAGAGAATTATCCCAGAGTATTAAGCATAATGGCTTCTGCTCTGGTCAACTGCTTTGTTGGTCTGTGGTTTCTGAGAAGCCTTTCCAGAACCTGATTGTGGATACCAGTCTCACTGACTGCTAGAACAGATCAACTGGATTCCTGGACTCTTTTAAATGGATTCTGATCCACAAATggctggagagttgggacattcctCTGCACCATTGACATCAGTTCTACTTTCCATTTAAAGATTTGAGcacatgttatttattttggtttatgATATAAGAATCAtagtttatgtgtttatttatgttaGTGAGCTACATATGTGAACATTTTCTTCAACAAGCCTTTACCCTACAAGTTATCATTCAGATTTTCTCCTAGAATTCTGCATTCTGTGTTCCCTGCTGCTGTCTGACCATGATCCTTAGCCTCAAGTGTCTTATATTCATGGGCTCCTTTGTTAATTTTAGTTTCATTTCTGAACAAGACATTTAAAACTAAGGAGCAGAAACTGAAGAATGACTTTGCAGCTGAGAAGATGAGATAGCTTGTTTGCAAGGGCCAGGGGCAGGGCCTTGGTGCcccatccttcctctctcccttcagcAGCCCTTTctttcagtccccacctggactGACTGGCACAGAGTGTGTTGCTGACACTGTTCCTACTGCTGCCCCATCAGCAGAGGAGACCCTCTGTGCACACAGCAGCATCTGGGCTGTGGACCTGGCCTTCAGACCATCTGCTGTGAGCCCACCTCCCCCTTGTCTTGCTGCAGTACCCCTTAGGGCAATTACCTGGGGTTTTGGTGTTTGCATCCTTCTTTGAGACCCCTCCCTGGAGAGAACCCAGTGACTGTGGGTTGAGTGACAGTTGAAGGGAGTCCATGTGGATGGGCATGAATACTGAGCTCAGTGCCCGGGGAACTGTGGGCCTGGGGACAGGCCAGACAGCTTATGAGAACATGCCCCTGAGGAGGAAGCCAGCTGATGGGGAACTGAGGAATAAGGACCCAGGTCAGCACcaggcacacgcacacaccttccccccacccccactaccacACGCGGGCCTCCCCACTAAAATGATCTTTTCACTGTAACATTTCAAAATCAGAAAGACCTCACATTTGTcacaaatctggaagaaatgcgtTAAATGCTACTGGCTCCTAGGTCACTGCCTTCTCCCCGATCCCAACATTCCCTCCAATGACAGTGTTGTCTTTGCTTTCTTTATTGTTCTTTAGAGTTTCTGATACAAATTTAGAAGTGTCCTTTTCTCTTATTCTCAAGGTTGTGTTTTATTAACTTTCCATTACTCCTTTTCTCCTAAAAATACACTTTGAATGATGGAAGGGTCCCCCTTCCTGACTGCCCACACCCAACAGAGCACCCTTCCCCTGGTTGATAGGCCTTCACTCAGTCCTCACAGCTCCTCAGTCACAGCTCAAACATGTGCCTCATCTGGGAGCTGGTGTGTCTGGCTAGAAAGTCCTGCCCAAGACTGGACATGCTCTGCTCTGCTTCAAGTGAACACAGTGGGAACTGGCTGCAGACACCAGCCTTAAGACACTGGGCATCAGATCATCAGGGCGTAGAGGTGTCTGCAGCCCTGGCCTTAGCAGCTGCTGGCACAGATTAAGTGTTGGAGGAGCAGAGCAAGTCTGCTGTCCATTCTCTGCACAAGGTCCACTCCTTTTCTCCTGAGCAGAGGAACCAGCCCAAATCAGAGCCTCCCAGATGGAGGATGGCAGTGGAGTCTTCAGACCTCTTCCCTGGAgcatctcctcaatttctctgggtCAGTTACACTGGTGGTGTCCACCATCAGGTTCCTGGAGAGGTGTGCTCAGACCAACGGAGCAGCTGAGCAGAGCAGGGGCCATACTGCTTATCACTCAGGGTGATTCTTGCTAGGCTTTATTTACCTGGGAATGATGCcattggatctctctctctctctctgtatctctctctctctctctctctctcgtcttttGTATGTGTAGGCTGTGACTTTCCTTTTGACCCATACTGAATCTCtgctaagaggaagagagagagagggagagaatcagagttCCCTCAGCAGTGGAACTCCCCTGGAACTGATGCAGTTCCTTGCCCCATATTCTCCCATCTTTTGCAAGATGGATTCAAACTCATGCTTGACCATCATAGTTGAGTATGACTGAGACACCCCAACCACCACAGCCTGTTCAGTGTGACAAGGTGATGCTAAAAATTCCATCAGTGGTCCTGACCTgctgttcaagccctgggctcccctccAATAAGGACAGCAGAGGGTGTGTTGGAGGGCTGGGCTGCTGTGCCCTGAGCCCTGTCAAGCTCTCAGTGCTTGCAAAGGGGACTGTCCCTTCTCCAGGGCCAGCAGACCCCTTTAAAGCAGAGCTCCCTGTAACTCTAACCTGTTCTGCTTCATACCTTGCAGGTCCTGGCCATGTCCCCCATGGAGGTGGAGGGTAAGTGTGCAGGGGGATGGTCTTGTCTAGTCTTGCTGTTGCCTTGGTGTCTAGGCTCTCCTGTTCCCTCCTGTCCATTTAGCTGGTGGGGTTTCCTGCCTGGCCTGCTCTTCTCtgtggggtggaggagacagcggGAGGGGTCTTGGCTCTTGGGGACACTGAGTGATAGAAGGTGTGTGTGAAATCCTGAGAAATACTTAATTTTCCCTGTTAAGTGGCTATATGAGTTGATAGATAGTCCTAAATATCTGTGGAACTTGTTTCACGGCATGTGAGGCAAGTCATTGTGTAGCACACCTTAAATTTAATAGTTCAGCCTATCAACTAAATCTCCATAGAACTGGAGGCAGGGAGAAAACATCCCAGGGAACAAACTGCTgtcaggactcaagttcaagtcagaagctcaaagtctcagattcaccTGGAGTA encodes the following:
- the LOC132536469 gene encoding cilium assembly protein DZIP1L-like, giving the protein MNMIHPNEPADLSSPPSEPSPPAAFQFAPRHGHVDWGRISALDVDRVVQEVDVGTLQEHMGDITLTNFEGKVCAHCAQPVAPELLKVLRLLQLNMEYLDHRHTCQRAMSRGLQAQLQASLAQQEQAQQKLQCQAAELQALKEENLLQREKINILEQILLYRDSQPFNTCTLCQKSFTNASYLWEHIQKRHLYLSENENQLRNEIKDLKQSLKKAQEELEAQKKEAQRWQQQQRQCQVGLEGKLWVLSPCTARAMWCKCVPRTCILPVFPQWGLRARSGHVISSVGKGDAMKC